The Sesamum indicum cultivar Zhongzhi No. 13 linkage group LG2, S_indicum_v1.0, whole genome shotgun sequence genome contains a region encoding:
- the LOC105156486 gene encoding UDP-glucuronic acid decarboxylase 5-like isoform X4 codes for MSLRRFLIYTYIYIDIKSPETEVEIAEMATEESNGGKNISSKPPPEPSPLRRAKFFKANMRILVTGGAGFIGSHLVDKLMENEENMVIVADNYFTGSKDNLRQWFDHPRFELIRHDITKPLLVEVDKIYHLACPASPIFYKYNAVKTIKTNVIGTLNMLGLAKRVGARILLTSTSEVYGDPLVHPQTEDYWGNVNPIGVRSCYDEGKRVAETLMFDYHRQHGIEIRIARIFNTYGPRMNIDDGRVVSNFLAQAIRDEPLTVQLPGTQTRSFCYVADMVDGLIRLMEGDNTGPINIGNPSEFTMLELAETVKEMINPAIEIIKVENTPDDPRQRKPDITKAKELLGWEPRIKLHDGIPLMEEDFRKRIGILRK; via the exons ATGAGTTTAAGAAGGTTTCTcatatacacatacatttacatagatattaagAG TCCAGAAACTGAAGTAGAAATTGCAGAAATGGCTACGGAAGAGTCAAATGGAGGGAAGAACATAAGTAGCAAGCCACCTCCCGAGCCTTCACCGTTGAGAAGAGCAAAATTTTTTAAG GCGAACATGAGAATTTTGGTTACCGGTGGTGCTGGATTCATTGGCTCTCACTTAGTTGACAAACTTatggaaaatgaagagaatATG GTGATTGTTGCGGATAACTACTTCACTGGCTCGAAGGATAACTTGAGGCAATGGTTTGATCATCCGCGATTTGAGCTTATTCGACATG atATCACGAAACCTTTATTAGTTGAAGTTGATAAGATCTACCATCTTGCTTGTCCTGCTTCCCCAATCTTCTACAAATACAATGCTGTGAAG ACAATTAAGACGAATGTGATTGGAACGTTGAATATGTTGGGACTTGCTAAGCGAGTAGGAGCAAG GATTCTGCTGACATCAACATCGGAGGTTTATGGTGATCCTCTTGTGCATCCCCAGACTGAGGATTACTGGGGCAATGTCAACCCCATAG GAGTTAGAAGTTGTTATGACGAGGGAAAAAGAGTAGCTGAAACTTTGATGTTTGATTATCACAGGCAGCATGGAATTG AAATACGGATCGCAAGAATCTTCAACACTTATGGACCCCGGATGAATATCGATGATGGTCGTGTTGTCAGCAATTTCTTAGCTCAAGCAATACG TGACGAACCTCTGACAGTTCAGTTGCCTGGAACACAAACAAGAAGCTTTTGCTATGTCGCAGACATGGTTGATGGTCTTATTCGACTCATGGAAGGAGATAATACAGGTCCAATCAACATTGGCAATCCAA GTGAGTTCACAATGCTTGAGCTTGCTGAGACCGTCAAGGAG ATGATCAACCCAGCAATTGAGATCATAAAGGTGGAGAACACACCGGACGATCCTCGCCAAAGAAAACCGGACATAACAAAGGCTAAGGAGTTGCTAGGGTGGGAGCCAAGAATCAAGCTGCACGATGGTATTCCCCTTATGGAGGAGGATTTTCGCAAGAGGATCGGGATTCTGAGGAAGTGA
- the LOC105156486 gene encoding UDP-glucuronic acid decarboxylase 5-like isoform X2 has protein sequence MEIWFTRLCVEISPETEVEIAEMATEESNGGKNISSKPPPEPSPLRRAKFFKANMRILVTGGAGFIGSHLVDKLMENEENMVIVADNYFTGSKDNLRQWFDHPRFELIRHDITKPLLVEVDKIYHLACPASPIFYKYNAVKTIKTNVIGTLNMLGLAKRVGARILLTSTSEVYGDPLVHPQTEDYWGNVNPIGVRSCYDEGKRVAETLMFDYHRQHGIEIRIARIFNTYGPRMNIDDGRVVSNFLAQAIRDEPLTVQLPGTQTRSFCYVADMVDGLIRLMEGDNTGEFTMLELAETVKEMINPAIEIIKVENTPDDPRQRKPDITKAKELLGWEPRIKLHDGIPLMEEDFRKRIGILRK, from the exons ATGGAGATTTGGTTTACTCGTCTGTGTGTTGAGATCTCTCCTG AAACTGAAGTAGAAATTGCAGAAATGGCTACGGAAGAGTCAAATGGAGGGAAGAACATAAGTAGCAAGCCACCTCCCGAGCCTTCACCGTTGAGAAGAGCAAAATTTTTTAAG GCGAACATGAGAATTTTGGTTACCGGTGGTGCTGGATTCATTGGCTCTCACTTAGTTGACAAACTTatggaaaatgaagagaatATG GTGATTGTTGCGGATAACTACTTCACTGGCTCGAAGGATAACTTGAGGCAATGGTTTGATCATCCGCGATTTGAGCTTATTCGACATG atATCACGAAACCTTTATTAGTTGAAGTTGATAAGATCTACCATCTTGCTTGTCCTGCTTCCCCAATCTTCTACAAATACAATGCTGTGAAG ACAATTAAGACGAATGTGATTGGAACGTTGAATATGTTGGGACTTGCTAAGCGAGTAGGAGCAAG GATTCTGCTGACATCAACATCGGAGGTTTATGGTGATCCTCTTGTGCATCCCCAGACTGAGGATTACTGGGGCAATGTCAACCCCATAG GAGTTAGAAGTTGTTATGACGAGGGAAAAAGAGTAGCTGAAACTTTGATGTTTGATTATCACAGGCAGCATGGAATTG AAATACGGATCGCAAGAATCTTCAACACTTATGGACCCCGGATGAATATCGATGATGGTCGTGTTGTCAGCAATTTCTTAGCTCAAGCAATACG TGACGAACCTCTGACAGTTCAGTTGCCTGGAACACAAACAAGAAGCTTTTGCTATGTCGCAGACATGGTTGATGGTCTTATTCGACTCATGGAAGGAGATAATACAG GTGAGTTCACAATGCTTGAGCTTGCTGAGACCGTCAAGGAG ATGATCAACCCAGCAATTGAGATCATAAAGGTGGAGAACACACCGGACGATCCTCGCCAAAGAAAACCGGACATAACAAAGGCTAAGGAGTTGCTAGGGTGGGAGCCAAGAATCAAGCTGCACGATGGTATTCCCCTTATGGAGGAGGATTTTCGCAAGAGGATCGGGATTCTGAGGAAGTGA
- the LOC105156486 gene encoding UDP-glucuronic acid decarboxylase 5-like isoform X1 — MSLRRFLIYTYIYIDIKSPETEVEIAEMATEESNGGKNISSKPPPEPSPLRRAKFFKANMRILVTGGAGFIGSHLVDKLMENEENMVIVADNYFTGSKDNLRQWFDHPRFELIRHDITKPLLVEVDKIYHLACPASPIFYKYNAVKTIKTNVIGTLNMLGLAKRVGARILLTSTSEVYGDPLVHPQTEDYWGNVNPIGVRSCYDEGKRVAETLMFDYHRQHGIEIRIARIFNTYGPRMNIDDGRVVSNFLAQAIRDEPLTVQLPGTQTRSFCYVADMVDGLIRLMEGDNTGEFTMLELAETVKEMINPAIEIIKVENTPDDPRQRKPDITKAKELLGWEPRIKLHDGIPLMEEDFRKRIGILRK, encoded by the exons ATGAGTTTAAGAAGGTTTCTcatatacacatacatttacatagatattaagAG TCCAGAAACTGAAGTAGAAATTGCAGAAATGGCTACGGAAGAGTCAAATGGAGGGAAGAACATAAGTAGCAAGCCACCTCCCGAGCCTTCACCGTTGAGAAGAGCAAAATTTTTTAAG GCGAACATGAGAATTTTGGTTACCGGTGGTGCTGGATTCATTGGCTCTCACTTAGTTGACAAACTTatggaaaatgaagagaatATG GTGATTGTTGCGGATAACTACTTCACTGGCTCGAAGGATAACTTGAGGCAATGGTTTGATCATCCGCGATTTGAGCTTATTCGACATG atATCACGAAACCTTTATTAGTTGAAGTTGATAAGATCTACCATCTTGCTTGTCCTGCTTCCCCAATCTTCTACAAATACAATGCTGTGAAG ACAATTAAGACGAATGTGATTGGAACGTTGAATATGTTGGGACTTGCTAAGCGAGTAGGAGCAAG GATTCTGCTGACATCAACATCGGAGGTTTATGGTGATCCTCTTGTGCATCCCCAGACTGAGGATTACTGGGGCAATGTCAACCCCATAG GAGTTAGAAGTTGTTATGACGAGGGAAAAAGAGTAGCTGAAACTTTGATGTTTGATTATCACAGGCAGCATGGAATTG AAATACGGATCGCAAGAATCTTCAACACTTATGGACCCCGGATGAATATCGATGATGGTCGTGTTGTCAGCAATTTCTTAGCTCAAGCAATACG TGACGAACCTCTGACAGTTCAGTTGCCTGGAACACAAACAAGAAGCTTTTGCTATGTCGCAGACATGGTTGATGGTCTTATTCGACTCATGGAAGGAGATAATACAG GTGAGTTCACAATGCTTGAGCTTGCTGAGACCGTCAAGGAG ATGATCAACCCAGCAATTGAGATCATAAAGGTGGAGAACACACCGGACGATCCTCGCCAAAGAAAACCGGACATAACAAAGGCTAAGGAGTTGCTAGGGTGGGAGCCAAGAATCAAGCTGCACGATGGTATTCCCCTTATGGAGGAGGATTTTCGCAAGAGGATCGGGATTCTGAGGAAGTGA
- the LOC105156486 gene encoding UDP-glucuronic acid decarboxylase 6-like isoform X3: MATEESNGGKNISSKPPPEPSPLRRAKFFKANMRILVTGGAGFIGSHLVDKLMENEENMVIVADNYFTGSKDNLRQWFDHPRFELIRHDITKPLLVEVDKIYHLACPASPIFYKYNAVKTIKTNVIGTLNMLGLAKRVGARILLTSTSEVYGDPLVHPQTEDYWGNVNPIGVRSCYDEGKRVAETLMFDYHRQHGIEIRIARIFNTYGPRMNIDDGRVVSNFLAQAIRDEPLTVQLPGTQTRSFCYVADMVDGLIRLMEGDNTGEFTMLELAETVKEMINPAIEIIKVENTPDDPRQRKPDITKAKELLGWEPRIKLHDGIPLMEEDFRKRIGILRK, encoded by the exons ATGGCTACGGAAGAGTCAAATGGAGGGAAGAACATAAGTAGCAAGCCACCTCCCGAGCCTTCACCGTTGAGAAGAGCAAAATTTTTTAAG GCGAACATGAGAATTTTGGTTACCGGTGGTGCTGGATTCATTGGCTCTCACTTAGTTGACAAACTTatggaaaatgaagagaatATG GTGATTGTTGCGGATAACTACTTCACTGGCTCGAAGGATAACTTGAGGCAATGGTTTGATCATCCGCGATTTGAGCTTATTCGACATG atATCACGAAACCTTTATTAGTTGAAGTTGATAAGATCTACCATCTTGCTTGTCCTGCTTCCCCAATCTTCTACAAATACAATGCTGTGAAG ACAATTAAGACGAATGTGATTGGAACGTTGAATATGTTGGGACTTGCTAAGCGAGTAGGAGCAAG GATTCTGCTGACATCAACATCGGAGGTTTATGGTGATCCTCTTGTGCATCCCCAGACTGAGGATTACTGGGGCAATGTCAACCCCATAG GAGTTAGAAGTTGTTATGACGAGGGAAAAAGAGTAGCTGAAACTTTGATGTTTGATTATCACAGGCAGCATGGAATTG AAATACGGATCGCAAGAATCTTCAACACTTATGGACCCCGGATGAATATCGATGATGGTCGTGTTGTCAGCAATTTCTTAGCTCAAGCAATACG TGACGAACCTCTGACAGTTCAGTTGCCTGGAACACAAACAAGAAGCTTTTGCTATGTCGCAGACATGGTTGATGGTCTTATTCGACTCATGGAAGGAGATAATACAG GTGAGTTCACAATGCTTGAGCTTGCTGAGACCGTCAAGGAG ATGATCAACCCAGCAATTGAGATCATAAAGGTGGAGAACACACCGGACGATCCTCGCCAAAGAAAACCGGACATAACAAAGGCTAAGGAGTTGCTAGGGTGGGAGCCAAGAATCAAGCTGCACGATGGTATTCCCCTTATGGAGGAGGATTTTCGCAAGAGGATCGGGATTCTGAGGAAGTGA